GGCTTTGGCGTCTTCACCTACTTGAGTGTAGATGTTCATAAGGGTTCTTGCAAAATCTATATCCTCCGGACGCAAACGCACGGCAGCTTCCAGATACGGAATAGAACTTCTTTGAATTTCGGTTAATTTTGCTTTAAGAATATCATAACGCTTGTAGTCTGCGTTAGAAGTTCCCAACCCATTCATTTCGGTTACCAATGGCGGCTGCATATCTAAAATCATTGAAGCCATATTGATATTGGCTCCAACATAATTTGGATCTAACTCAAGAGCCTTTTTGTAATATTCCATTGCTTTTTCAGTGTTCCCGCTTTTATTTGAAGTTACTCCAAGGTTAAAATAGAGTTCAGGATTATTCGGATCCTTACTGATAAGCTCAGAAATAAGTTCCTGATATTTTGCTGAATTACCCATCTTATATTGTAAATCGGCTTCAGCTCTAATTAATCCGGCATCATTTGGATTAGTACTTCTTAATTTTTTCAGCAGGGTTAAAGCTTTTTCCGAATTACCTGTTTCTGCATACATTACCGTTAAATCATTCAGAAAATCTTCCTGCTTTGAAGGAGAATTTCTGGTCACAGGCTTTATATGGCTGCCTCCTTTTACCATCAAATCACGTTGGGTTTTTGTGTCAAAAACTTCTTCCATACCTGTTTCCATACTTGTTGCGACATATTGCTCCTTTATATCGGTATATCCAACATCCAACAAGGTTTCATAATAGGTAATGGCCGTTTCATAGTCCTGAGCGTTTTTAGCACTAATCGCAGCGTTTGCCAAGAATATGGTGTCCTGTTTACTGGCACTGTAGATTGCAAAATACTTTCCTGCAGCCGATTTATAGTCTTTAGACCTAAAATCCTTAATAGCCATCTGTTCCATCTTGCTTTTCAGAATGGTAACTGCATCCGAATAGCGACTGTCTTTTGAAGCTCCCGGATCAATTTCAAGGGCTTTTTGAAGATCACTACCCGCCTTAGAGAGCGCTGCAAAATCTGAAGATAAATTATTCATTCTCGCTTCTGCTCGCGTTACGTAAAAGCTAACTTTTTCGTCGGTTTCTGCGCTACCAAGCATTGGCTCGGCTTGTGACAATAATGTCATAGCCTCTGTGTAATCCCCGGACTTAACCGCTTTTTCTGCTTTTTTAATTTCCTTCTTCTGACCAAAACTCACTGCAGTAAGCAGTATAAGTCCGGTTACTAAAAATACTTTTTTCATTGTTAAACTAAATTATTCGTTGATATCGGTTTGTGTTTCTTCGTTGTCTAAATCGGTTTGTTGCTCATTCATATCAATTGTAGTGCCATCCTCCAATTCATCTTCGACATTTACCTCATCTTCATCATGCATTACTTTGGCGACAGCTGCTATGGCATCATCATCACGTACTTTAATAAGTCGTACTCCTTGTGTTGCACGCCCCATAACTCTTAAATCCTCTACTGCCATTCGAATAGCAATACCCGATTTATTGATAATCATTAAATCGTCCTGATCACTAACATTCTTGATAGCCACTAATTTACCGGTTTTTTCGGTAACATTAATGGTTTTTACACCTTTTCCGCCTCGATTGGTGATTCGATAATCTTCAATACTGGATCTTTTACCATATCCATTTTCAGCAACCACCAAAATATCGGATGCTTCATTTTCAACGGCAATCATACCAATTACTTCATCGTTCTTATCGGCCAAAGTTATACCTCTCACCCCTGAAGCATTTCTACCCATAGGTCTTGTTTTTGCCTCTTCAAAACGAATGGCTTTCCCGGAACGCACGGCAATCATCACCTGACTGAAACCGGTAGTTAATTTTGCTTCCAGTAATTCGTCATCTTCCCTAATGGTAATGGCGTTGATTCCATTGGTACGCGGACGAGAATACTGCTCCAATGGAGTTTTCTTCACCTGACCTTTTTTAGTTGCCATAATTACATAGTGACTGTTTATGTAATCTTCGTCCTTCAGATCCTGAGTACAGATAAAGGCTTTTACCTTGTCGTCTGATTCAATATTTATTAAATTCTGAATAGCTCTGCCTTTTGAAGTACGGCTTCCTTCAGGAATTTCGAATACACGCATCCAGAAACATTTTCCTTTTTGCGTAAAGAACAACATATATTGGTGGTTGGTTCCCACGAAAAGGTGCTCCAGGAAATCCTCATTTCGCGTGGCTGAAGCTTTTTGTCCTACACCTCCTCTATTCTGGGTTTTGTATTCGGTTAGGGAAGTACGCTTAATATACCCTGCATGTGAAATAGTAATTACCACTTTTTCATCGGCAATTAAATCGGTAATACTTACGTCGCCACCTGCATATTCAATGGTAGAACGACGCTCATCACCGTATTTAGACTTAATTTCGGCCAATTCTTCTTTAATAATCCCCATACGACGCTCCACTTTGGCAAGAATGTCCTTATAGTCATCGATGGTTTTCATTAATTCTTCGTACTCACTACGCAGTTTGTCCTGTTCCAGACCTGTTAACTGACGTAATCGCATTTCTACAATCGCCTTGGCTTGTATTTCTGAAAGCTCGAAAGTTTTCATCAACACTTCTCTGGCTTCATCTGCGTTGGCGGAAGCCCGAATCAATTTTATTACTTCGTCAATATTATCGGAAGCAATAATCAATCCTTCCAGGATATGCCCTCTTTCTTCGGCTTTACGCAACAAATACTCAGTACGCCGCACTACCACTTCGTGACGGTGCTCTACGAAATAATGAATCAACTCCTTCAAATTGAGCATTTGAGGACGTCCTTTTACAAGGGCAATATTATTTACACTAAAACTCGATTGCAACGCCGTGTACTTGTACAGCATGTTCAATACTATATTTGGTATCGCATCTCGCTTCAGTATATATACTATCCGCATTCCGTTTCTATCCGATTCATCCCGGATATTCGAAATACCTTCAATTTTTTTATCATTTACTAGATCGGCAGTTTTTTTAATCATATCTGCCTTGTTCACCTGATACGGAATCTCATTTACAATAATGCATTCCCGCCCGGCAACCTCTTCAAAACTGGCTTTCGCACGCATCACGATACGACCTCTCCCAGTGTGAAATGCTTCTTTTACGCCTTCATACCCATAAATGACACCTCCCGTAGGGAAATCGGGTGCTTTAATATGTTGCATCAACTCATCAATGTCTATATCGTTGTTTTCGATATAGGCGATGGTTCCGTCTATTACTTCAGAAAGGTTATGCGGAGGCATATTGGTTGCCATTCCAACCGCAATACCGGAAGCCCCGTTTATAAGAAGTCCGGGGACTCTTGTAGGTAAAACCGTAGGTTCGTGAAGGGTATCATCAAAATTCAACTTATGATCTACCGTTTCCTTGTCGATATCGGCAAGCATGTCTTCGGAAATCTTTTGCATACGCGCTTCGGTATAACGCATTGCCGCCGGACTGTCACCATCTATCGATCCAAAGTTACCCTGCCCGTCAACAAGCATATAACGGAGACTCCATTCCTGTGCCATACGCACCATGGCATCGTATACAGAAGTATCACCATGTGGATGATATTTTCCTAATACTTCTCCAACAATTCTAGCCGATTTTTTATGAGCTCCGGTTGCTCTTACACCCAGCTCGTACATTCCAAATAATACACGTCTGTGAACAGGTTTCATACCATCCCTTACATCCGGTAGTGCACGTGACACAATGACCGACATTGAATAATCAATGTAGGCCGATTTCATTTCATCTTCAATGTTAATTGGGATTAATTTTTCGCCTTCAGCCATAAATATTTTTCTTTAATTTTTAGTTGTCAAACTTAACGGGCAAGATACACTATTTTGCAAGTTTTAATAGGGGTTTCAGCGTGTAAAATTCACGTTTTTATTAACAAAATTTCGCCTGAAAATCGTTAATAACTATCAGGAGTTATCCTTTGATTTTAGTAAGTTTTTTTGTCCTTTTACTACTGAACAGTTAAATGAGGTATGATTTTTGTCTCGACTATAAGTAAAATTACTATTTTTAGAGTTCCCAGATATAAAAAGTATGGATGATAATTTTTCCCCAAGAGTAAAAGATGTAATTGCATATAGCAAAGAAGAAGCGCTGCGATTGGGTCACGATTTTATAGGCACCGAGCATTTAATGCTGGGTTTGCTTCGTGATGGCAATGGCAAGGCGGTCACCATACTAAATGCACTGGACGTTGATTTAAATCACCTTCGCAGAAAGGTAGAAATATTGAGTCCTGCAAATCCAAACTCCGATACAAACGAAAACGATAAAAAGAACCTACATTTAACCCGTCAGGCAGAAAGAGCGCTTAAAACAACCTTTTTGGAAGCAAAATTGTTCCAAAGTTCCTCTATCAATACGGCCCATTTGCTACTTTGTATTCTTAGAAATGAGAACGATCCTACCACAAAGTTGCTCAATAAAATGAAAGTGGATTACGACGGTGTTAAAGATCAATTTAAACTTATGATTGCAAACGACGAAGATTATATAGACAGCCCTACCAGCGAATCATTTCCTAATGACGATGACGCTGCCCCCGAAGATACTTCGAAGGAAAATTTATTCGCCTCAAGTACTACTAAGGGAACAAAAAAATCTAAAACCCCTGTTTTGGATAATTTTGGAAGGGATTTAACAGCAATGGCTGAAGATGGAAAACTGGATCCTGTTGTGGGTCGCGAAAGTGAAATACAACGAGTTTCTCAAATTCTTAGCCGTAGAAAAAAGAACAATCCATTACTTATTGGTGAACCGGGAGTGGGTAAATCGGCGATCGCCGAAGGCCTTGCCTTACGAATTGTACAACGTAAGGTGTCGCGAATATTATACGATAAGCGAGTGGTAACCCTCGATTTGGCGAGTCTTGTTGCCGGAACCAAATATCGCGGGCAGTTTGAAGAACGCATGAAGGCGGTGATGAACGAACTGGAGAAGAACGACGACATTATTCTTTTTATAGATGAAATCCATACCATAGTTGGTGCAGGTGGTGCAACAGGTTCTCTGGATGCATCCAATATGTTTAAACCGGCTTTGGCAAGGGGAGAAATTCAATGTATTGGAGCGACTACTTTGGATGAATACCGACAGTATATTGAAAAAGACGGAGCCTTGGAGCGTCGTTTTCAAAAAGTCCTTGTAGAACCCACTACAGTAGCCGAAACTATCGAGATTCTTCATAACATCAAAGACAAATACGAAGCACATCACAATGTGCAGTACACAGATGCTGCCTTGGAAGCTTGCGTAAAATTGACAAATAGATATATGACCGAACGTTTCCTTCCAGACAAGGCTATCGATGCCTTGGACGAAGCTGGATCACGTGTTCATATCACCAATATTCATGTCCCTGAAAAGATTTTAGACATCGAAGGCAAACTCGAAGAAGTTCGTGAATTAAAAAATTCTGTCGTAAAAAAACAGAAATATGAAGAAGCTGCCAAGCTTCGCGATGATGAGAAAAACCTCGAAAAGGAACTAGCAACTCAACAGGAAGCCTGGGAAAAAGAATCAAAATTACACAAGGAAACTGTCGATGAAGAAAATGTAGCTGAAGTGGTTTCTATGATGACAGGTATTCCCGTAAATAGAATTGCACAGACAGAAACAACCAAACTTGCCGCTCTTCCCGACCGAATTAAAGGAAAGGTTATTGGACAAGACGAAGCAGTTGCCAAGGTTGTAAAAGCCATTCAGCGAAACCGTGCAGGCTTAAAAGATCCTAACAAGCCCATTGGGTCGTTTATCTTTTTAGGCCAGACAGGTGTTGGTAAAACACAATTAGCGAAAGTATTGGCAAGAGAGCTATTCGACTCGGACACCGCTTTGGTGCGGGTAGACATGAGTGAATACATGGAAAAATTTGCAGTGTCGCGCTTAATTGGCGCGCCTCCGGGCTATGTAGGTTATGAAGAAGGCGGACAACTTACCGAAAAAATAAGACGCAAGCCGTATGCAGTAGTTCTATTGGACGAAATTGAAAAGGCACACCCCGATGTATTTAATATGTTGCTTCAGGTATTGGACGATGGTCAGCTCACGGATAGCTTGGGAAGAAAAATTGATTTTAAGAATACCATTATCATTATGACTTCCAATATCGGGGCCCGGAAATTGAAAGATTTCGGACAAGGGGTAGGTTTTGGAACATCAGCCAAAGAAAATCAGGCAGATGCAAACTCAAAAAGCATTATTGAGAATGCGCTGAAAAAGGCTTTTGCCCCCGAATTTCTGAATCGTGTAGACGACGTTATGGTGTTCAATCCGTTGGATAGAGATGATATTCATAAGATTATTGATATTGAACTGGATAAATTGTTCGAAAGAATCAATGATTTGGGATACGATCTTAAATTAACCGAAAAAGCAAAAGATTATATCGCAGACAAAGGTTTTGATAAAGAATACGGTGCACGGCCTTTAAATCGTGCTATTCAGAAATATATTGAAGATGCCTTAGCCGAAGAAATAATTAATTCGAACCTGCAGGAAGGCGATGGGATACTTATGGATCTGGATGAAAAGAAAGACGAGTTGACAATCAAAATTAAGAAACAGAAGAAGACTACAGAGTCCTGATTCGATCAAATAATGTAAAGAGTTGGCGCCTGTTTGAATAAAGCAGGCGCTTCTTATTAGATATGACAGAGAAGGAACAGATACAATTGCGAATTGAAGAGGAATTACTTGAAACGGCAAAGCTGGTTGAAAAATACCGCGAGCTTTCAAAACCTATTGCTCCTGAAAATGCTATAGGCCGCATATCGCGTATGGATGCTATCAATAATCGAACTGTCAACGAAAATGCGCTTCGTAAAGCAGAACTAAAATTTAAAAATCTAAAGGTGGCTCTCACCAAGATTCACGATTCGGACTTTGGCCTTTGTATTCGGTGTAAAAATGCCATTCCAATTGGAAGAATATTACTCATGCCCCAGGCCATTACTTGTGTGAATTGTGCAAATTAGTTGTCCGTTTCTTCTAATTTTAATAACTTGAAGACATAAAACCCGAGGAGAATGCCAATCACACTAAACTTTATATTTGGAAAAATAGAAGTATTCCCAAATTATGTAATTGCCGTTATGAAAGAAGGGGTTACGGTCAAGCCCGAATACAACGCAGAACTTATAGCGATTTCAAATAAATATTTTGAAAACCGTCCTTTTGCCTATATAACCCATCGCCTAAATTCATATTCGGTAGATCCCAGAACCTATATCGAAACATCCAAAATTGAAAATCTTGTAGCCTTTGCAGTGGTTTCAAACAAAACAATAAACATTTCAAACTCCGAATTGGAAAAAATATTTCTAAAAAAACCGTTTGACCATTTTGATAACTTGGAAGAAGCGATTGATTGGGTTACGGAAGTTGTTGCAAATGTGAGTGCCTAAACGATTTCCAATCTCGGCAAGAATCGAGCTAAAACAAAATATCATTATCAATCGAAAAACTCTGCAAAAATGAAATCGATGCGTGAATGTCGTCTGCCAACAGCCGATCCTCAGCTACAAAAGGAACTGTATTTCTGAATGATTCTAAAAATGACTCTAAAAACGGGGAAGTTTTCTTGGGTCTTCTGAATTCCATTGCCTGAGAAGCGTTCATCAATTCGATTGCAAGTACAGTTTCTACATTATCGACGATACGCAAACATTTTGTGGCAGCATTGGCGCCCATACTCACATGATCTTCTTGTCCGTTGGACGAAACAATAGAGTCTACCGAAGCCGGAGAGGCCAATTGTTTATTCTGACTTACAATACTTGCCGCAGTGTACTGCGGAATCATAAATCCGCTGTTCAATCCCGGATTGTTCACCAAAAAAGCCGGAAGATCTCGTAAACCCGAAACCAATTGATAGGTTCTTCTTTCTGAAATATTTGCTAGTTCTGCCATGGCGATCGCTAAAAAATCCAAGCCCAATGCCAAAGGCTGACCATGGAAATTTCCGCCGGAAATAATTTTATCTTCTGCTATAAAAATATTGGGATTGTCCGTAACCGAATTGATTTCAGTCTTAAACGTTTTGGTAACAAACAGAATAGTGTCTTTAGTTGCACCATGTACCTGAGGAATACATCGGAAGGAATACGGATCTTGTACATTTTTCTTTTCCGATTTGCCCAATTCACTTCCCCTAAGAAAGTCTACAAATCGTTCGGCTGTTTTCACCTGTCCGCGGTGAGGTCTTACTAAGTGTACCAGTGAATCGAAGGGACTCATATTGCAATCGAATGCATCGACAGACATGGCAGCAATCATATCGGACATATAAGAAAGCTTATGTGCTTTAAGTAAAATATAGGCGCCGTAGGCGCTCATAAACTGTGTGCCATTTAGTAATGCCAATCCTTCCTTTGCCTCTAAAACAATTGGTTCCCAGTTGTGTTTTTTTAAAATTTCATTTGCTGAAAAGATGGCATCATTTACAAATACCTCTCCTTTCCCCAGGAGCGGTAAAGACAAATGTGCCAAGGGTGCCAGGTCACCGGAAGCTCCTAAACTACCTTGATCGTATACTACCGGTAAAATATCGTAATTGTAAAAATCGATCAATCGCTGAACGGTTTGTAATTGAACTCCGCTATATCCGTAACTCAAAGACTGAACCTTCAGTAAAAGCATGAGCTTAATAATAGGTTTCGGAACAAAATCTCCTGTACCACAAGCATGTGACATCACCAGGTTTTCTTGTAGTTTAGTGAGGTTTTCAGAAGAAATTTTTACATTACATAAAGACCCGAACCCTGTATTGATTCCATAGATAGGCGCATCGTTATTCTTGGTTTTGGCGTCTAAATACTCTTTCGATTTTTTGATATTAAGGGAAGCCTCCTCCGAAAGTTCCAGTAACTTA
This genomic stretch from Ulvibacter sp. MAR_2010_11 harbors:
- the gyrA gene encoding DNA gyrase subunit A encodes the protein MAEGEKLIPINIEDEMKSAYIDYSMSVIVSRALPDVRDGMKPVHRRVLFGMYELGVRATGAHKKSARIVGEVLGKYHPHGDTSVYDAMVRMAQEWSLRYMLVDGQGNFGSIDGDSPAAMRYTEARMQKISEDMLADIDKETVDHKLNFDDTLHEPTVLPTRVPGLLINGASGIAVGMATNMPPHNLSEVIDGTIAYIENNDIDIDELMQHIKAPDFPTGGVIYGYEGVKEAFHTGRGRIVMRAKASFEEVAGRECIIVNEIPYQVNKADMIKKTADLVNDKKIEGISNIRDESDRNGMRIVYILKRDAIPNIVLNMLYKYTALQSSFSVNNIALVKGRPQMLNLKELIHYFVEHRHEVVVRRTEYLLRKAEERGHILEGLIIASDNIDEVIKLIRASANADEAREVLMKTFELSEIQAKAIVEMRLRQLTGLEQDKLRSEYEELMKTIDDYKDILAKVERRMGIIKEELAEIKSKYGDERRSTIEYAGGDVSITDLIADEKVVITISHAGYIKRTSLTEYKTQNRGGVGQKASATRNEDFLEHLFVGTNHQYMLFFTQKGKCFWMRVFEIPEGSRTSKGRAIQNLINIESDDKVKAFICTQDLKDEDYINSHYVIMATKKGQVKKTPLEQYSRPRTNGINAITIREDDELLEAKLTTGFSQVMIAVRSGKAIRFEEAKTRPMGRNASGVRGITLADKNDEVIGMIAVENEASDILVVAENGYGKRSSIEDYRITNRGGKGVKTINVTEKTGKLVAIKNVSDQDDLMIINKSGIAIRMAVEDLRVMGRATQGVRLIKVRDDDAIAAVAKVMHDEDEVNVEDELEDGTTIDMNEQQTDLDNEETQTDINE
- the hutH gene encoding histidine ammonia-lyase gives rise to the protein MPEIHYISSEILDLPTLKDIIESNKLLELSEEASLNIKKSKEYLDAKTKNNDAPIYGINTGFGSLCNVKISSENLTKLQENLVMSHACGTGDFVPKPIIKLMLLLKVQSLSYGYSGVQLQTVQRLIDFYNYDILPVVYDQGSLGASGDLAPLAHLSLPLLGKGEVFVNDAIFSANEILKKHNWEPIVLEAKEGLALLNGTQFMSAYGAYILLKAHKLSYMSDMIAAMSVDAFDCNMSPFDSLVHLVRPHRGQVKTAERFVDFLRGSELGKSEKKNVQDPYSFRCIPQVHGATKDTILFVTKTFKTEINSVTDNPNIFIAEDKIISGGNFHGQPLALGLDFLAIAMAELANISERRTYQLVSGLRDLPAFLVNNPGLNSGFMIPQYTAASIVSQNKQLASPASVDSIVSSNGQEDHVSMGANAATKCLRIVDNVETVLAIELMNASQAMEFRRPKKTSPFLESFLESFRNTVPFVAEDRLLADDIHASISFLQSFSIDNDILF
- a CDS encoding tetratricopeptide repeat protein — encoded protein: MKKVFLVTGLILLTAVSFGQKKEIKKAEKAVKSGDYTEAMTLLSQAEPMLGSAETDEKVSFYVTRAEARMNNLSSDFAALSKAGSDLQKALEIDPGASKDSRYSDAVTILKSKMEQMAIKDFRSKDYKSAAGKYFAIYSASKQDTIFLANAAISAKNAQDYETAITYYETLLDVGYTDIKEQYVATSMETGMEEVFDTKTQRDLMVKGGSHIKPVTRNSPSKQEDFLNDLTVMYAETGNSEKALTLLKKLRSTNPNDAGLIRAEADLQYKMGNSAKYQELISELISKDPNNPELYFNLGVTSNKSGNTEKAMEYYKKALELDPNYVGANINMASMILDMQPPLVTEMNGLGTSNADYKRYDILKAKLTEIQRSSIPYLEAAVRLRPEDIDFARTLMNIYTQVGEDAKATAMKAKVEALEGGE
- a CDS encoding TraR/DksA C4-type zinc finger protein, which produces MTEKEQIQLRIEEELLETAKLVEKYRELSKPIAPENAIGRISRMDAINNRTVNENALRKAELKFKNLKVALTKIHDSDFGLCIRCKNAIPIGRILLMPQAITCVNCAN
- a CDS encoding ATP-dependent Clp protease ATP-binding subunit, which gives rise to MDDNFSPRVKDVIAYSKEEALRLGHDFIGTEHLMLGLLRDGNGKAVTILNALDVDLNHLRRKVEILSPANPNSDTNENDKKNLHLTRQAERALKTTFLEAKLFQSSSINTAHLLLCILRNENDPTTKLLNKMKVDYDGVKDQFKLMIANDEDYIDSPTSESFPNDDDAAPEDTSKENLFASSTTKGTKKSKTPVLDNFGRDLTAMAEDGKLDPVVGRESEIQRVSQILSRRKKNNPLLIGEPGVGKSAIAEGLALRIVQRKVSRILYDKRVVTLDLASLVAGTKYRGQFEERMKAVMNELEKNDDIILFIDEIHTIVGAGGATGSLDASNMFKPALARGEIQCIGATTLDEYRQYIEKDGALERRFQKVLVEPTTVAETIEILHNIKDKYEAHHNVQYTDAALEACVKLTNRYMTERFLPDKAIDALDEAGSRVHITNIHVPEKILDIEGKLEEVRELKNSVVKKQKYEEAAKLRDDEKNLEKELATQQEAWEKESKLHKETVDEENVAEVVSMMTGIPVNRIAQTETTKLAALPDRIKGKVIGQDEAVAKVVKAIQRNRAGLKDPNKPIGSFIFLGQTGVGKTQLAKVLARELFDSDTALVRVDMSEYMEKFAVSRLIGAPPGYVGYEEGGQLTEKIRRKPYAVVLLDEIEKAHPDVFNMLLQVLDDGQLTDSLGRKIDFKNTIIIMTSNIGARKLKDFGQGVGFGTSAKENQADANSKSIIENALKKAFAPEFLNRVDDVMVFNPLDRDDIHKIIDIELDKLFERINDLGYDLKLTEKAKDYIADKGFDKEYGARPLNRAIQKYIEDALAEEIINSNLQEGDGILMDLDEKKDELTIKIKKQKKTTES